From Gigantopelta aegis isolate Gae_Host chromosome 11, Gae_host_genome, whole genome shotgun sequence, the proteins below share one genomic window:
- the LOC121385033 gene encoding carboxylesterase 5A-like: MCAVLKSAVILNAMFIVCVLCNKPIAETTKGQVAGFKKDVDGQDVYLSMGIPYAKPPTAMRRFKPPESPDTWKATGVLNATHAKPSCPQKKEMVKMALGSGFAIEEISEDCLYLNVYTPTKKQPMKSDSLAVIFFLHGGGFQMGSGTLWDYSILARYANVVVVSINYRLGVLGFLATEDSAASGNWGLLDQRMALQWTQDNIENFGGDKTRVTLLGHAAGAYSVGLHIMSPMSRGLFKRAISQAGTIKSPALLNTNTLRRVKPLAMMVKCLPRGTAFDSKKVVACLRKVPFSELLKHDAHTSGKFTATVDGHFLPADPIELLRQGNYVPVDYIMGGNSDEGSSVAAKIPNFYKGDGLNKTDFEKYISNAVPYALTKPIPDAAKSALRAVISAKYFPREVTPSAFRKAYLSALGEVILSMMMKNAHYYSNKGTVFLYKFTHRPSNARFPKYVGAGHTEELQFIFGYILKNGTNDEKRLSADWMKTWGDFARTG; this comes from the coding sequence ATGTGTGCAGTACTCAAGTCAGCAGTCATCTTAAATGCGATGTTTATAGTCTGCGTTCTGTGTAACAAACCAATAGCAGAAACAACCAAAGGCCAAGTTGCGGGATTTAAAAaagatgtcgatggccaagacGTGTACCTGTCTATGGGTATTCCGTACGCGAAACCTCCTACAGCGATGCGGAGGTTCAAGCCTCCGGAATCACCCGACACCTGGAAGGCGACTGGAGTCCTGAACGCAACCCACGCGAAACCTTCCTGTCCTCAAAAAAAGGAAATGGTTAAGATGGCATTGGGGTCGGGCTTTGCGATCGAGGAAATTAGCGAAGATTGCCTGTATTTGAATGTGTACACTCCAACAAAGAAACAGCCTATGAAGTCCGATTCTTTGGCCGTTATTTTCTTCCTGCACGGCGGAGGTTTCCAGATGGGATCAGGAACCCTCTGGGACTATTCCATCTTAGCCAGATACGCCAACGTGGTGGTTGTTTCCATCAACTACCGTCTCGGAGTTCTGGGTTTCCTAGCAACGGAAGACTCGGCGGCGTCAGGCAACTGGGGACTTCTGGACCAGAGAATGGCGCTGCAGTGGACACAAGACAACATAGAAAACTTCGGAGGAGACAAAACTCGGGTGACGCTCTTGGGACATGCGGCCGGAGCTTATAGCGTCGGACTGCATATTATGAGTCCAATGTCTCGTGGGCTGTTTAAGCGAGCGATATCTCAAGCGGGTACTATAAAATCGCCGGCGCTGCTCAACACGAACACTCTGAGGAGAGTGAAGCCTCTCGCCATGATGGTCAAATGTCTGCCTAGAGGGACAGCTTTTGATTCAAAGAAGGTCGTGGCTTGTCTGAGAAAGGTTCCATTCTCGGAACTTCTCAAACACGACGCCCACACTTCCGGCAAGTTCACGGCGACTGTCGACGGGCACTTCCTGCCTGCTGATCCCATCGAACTACTCAGACAAGGCAACTATGTCCCAGTGGACTACATTATGGGCGGAAACAGCGACGAAGGGTCAAGCGTTGCCGCCAAAATTCCTAACTTTTACAAAGGTGATGGACTCAACAAGACGGATTTCGAAAAATATATAAGCAATGCTGTTCCGTATGCACTTACCAAGCCGATACCGGACGCCGCTAAAAGTGCGCTAAGGGCAGTAATCTCTGCAAAATATTTCCCAAGGGAGGTAACTCCAAGTGCGTTTCGAAAAGCCTACTTGTCTGCTTTAGGGGAGGTGATACTAAGCATGATGATGAAGAACGCGCACTATTACTCTAATAAAGGAACTGTTTTCCTGTACAAGTTCACGCACAGGCCATCGAACGCTCGTTTCCCTAAGTACGTGGGGGCGGGCCACACCGAGGAACTTCAGTTCATCTTCGGTTATATTTTGAAGAACGGAACAAACGATGAGAAGAGGCTGTCAGCGGATTGGATGAAAACCTGGGGAGACTTTGCCAGGACAGGGtaa